A genomic stretch from Barnesiella intestinihominis YIT 11860 includes:
- a CDS encoding SIS domain-containing protein — MDLSDHKTATYCEIMQQPDVWLKAYDLVCRNEAAIQTFISNNHIGKDAEIILAGAGTSAFIGNALAGIFVEKGYSQCRAVATTDIITYPESCLPTGKPVVLISFARSGNSPESLAAVHIADKYCKKVFHIIITCNETGDLARESSRDNVLLVLLPPETNDKGLAMTSSFTTMALVSILIFNIEQLPEQKSKIEAIVTFARDILKNGEKSLSEIAARKFGRAVFLGSGALKGIAEECHLKLQELTDGLVVCKFDSFLGFRHGPKAVINKDTVLVYLCSDDEKVFHYERDLIRQINENNKVVAQIAVSPSGIVIPGVNLDCVVAATNPGELQKNEYACIPYVLVGQLLGYFKSENLGLNPDEPSVSGNISRVVEGVKIYDL, encoded by the coding sequence ATGGATTTAAGCGATCATAAAACGGCTACATATTGTGAAATTATGCAGCAACCCGATGTTTGGTTGAAGGCGTATGATTTGGTTTGCAGAAATGAAGCCGCGATACAAACTTTCATTTCGAACAACCATATCGGAAAGGATGCCGAAATTATCTTGGCGGGTGCTGGAACGTCGGCCTTTATCGGAAATGCATTAGCTGGGATTTTTGTGGAAAAAGGCTATTCTCAATGTCGAGCCGTAGCGACGACCGATATTATTACTTATCCCGAAAGTTGTTTACCTACCGGGAAACCTGTCGTCCTCATTTCTTTTGCCCGTTCGGGAAACAGCCCTGAGAGTTTAGCGGCCGTACATATTGCCGATAAATATTGTAAGAAAGTATTTCATATTATCATAACCTGTAATGAAACGGGCGATTTAGCGAGAGAGAGTTCTCGGGATAATGTGTTGCTGGTGTTACTTCCACCGGAAACAAACGACAAAGGATTGGCTATGACCAGCAGTTTTACGACTATGGCGTTGGTCTCTATTTTGATTTTCAATATAGAGCAGTTGCCGGAGCAAAAAAGTAAAATAGAGGCGATAGTAACTTTTGCACGGGATATTTTGAAGAACGGTGAAAAATCGCTTTCCGAGATTGCTGCGCGAAAATTCGGTAGGGCTGTATTTTTAGGCTCCGGCGCATTGAAGGGAATAGCGGAAGAGTGTCATTTGAAATTACAAGAGCTGACCGATGGATTGGTCGTTTGCAAGTTCGATTCGTTTCTTGGATTCCGTCATGGCCCCAAAGCTGTAATCAATAAAGATACCGTGCTCGTATATCTTTGTTCAGATGATGAAAAAGTGTTTCATTACGAGCGTGATCTGATACGCCAAATTAACGAAAATAATAAAGTCGTAGCTCAAATAGCGGTCTCGCCTTCGGGGATAGTCATACCGGGGGTGAATCTCGATTGTGTCGTTGCAGCGACAAATCCCGGAGAATTGCAAAAAAATGAATATGCCTGTATCCCCTATGTTTTGGTGGGGCAATTGTTAGGCTATTTCAAATCGGAGAATTTGGGATTGAATCCCGATGAACCTTCGGTTTCGGGAAATATATCCCGTGTAGTGGAAGGTGTGAAAATCTATGACCTTTAA
- a CDS encoding DeoR/GlpR family DNA-binding transcription regulator, which yields METYYSAKERRAQILQLLKSSPKILVSSLSQMFNISEVTIRKDLEELENRNLLIRVRGGAIRLPKLNIAEEQATTEKKRFHYREKRSIGRMAATLIQENETIILDSGSTTMEIAKNLHSFKQLTIITNAIDIAIELSKYKRFNVILLGGHLRDSSLSTVGPIAENTLKIFYCDKLFLGVDSFNLERGVSTPNIEEANINQTMITMVKETIAIFDSSKVNKKSFAFIAPVSKLSAIVTDNNMPLDIKTQIKKMGVKLYETEPDS from the coding sequence ATGGAAACATACTATTCAGCCAAAGAGCGCCGAGCGCAAATCCTACAACTTCTAAAAAGCAGTCCCAAAATATTGGTATCTTCCCTTAGCCAAATGTTTAATATATCGGAAGTTACTATCAGAAAAGATTTAGAAGAGCTTGAAAACAGGAATTTATTGATACGAGTCAGAGGGGGAGCAATACGTTTACCGAAATTAAACATTGCAGAAGAACAAGCTACGACTGAGAAAAAAAGATTTCATTATCGAGAAAAACGAAGTATCGGGCGCATGGCGGCTACACTGATACAAGAAAACGAAACCATCATTCTCGATTCGGGCAGTACAACGATGGAAATTGCTAAAAACCTGCACTCGTTCAAACAATTAACCATCATTACAAATGCCATAGACATAGCCATAGAATTAAGTAAATACAAACGGTTCAATGTCATTTTACTGGGCGGTCATTTAAGAGATTCAAGTCTCTCTACGGTCGGTCCCATAGCCGAGAACACGCTCAAAATATTTTATTGCGACAAATTATTTCTGGGTGTGGACAGTTTTAATTTGGAACGAGGAGTTTCTACTCCCAACATAGAAGAAGCAAATATCAATCAAACGATGATTACAATGGTAAAAGAAACTATCGCCATTTTCGATTCATCAAAAGTCAATAAAAAAAGTTTTGCCTTTATCGCCCCCGTTTCTAAATTGAGTGCAATCGTCACCGACAACAATATGCCGCTGGACATTAAAACACAAATCAAAAAAATGGGGGTGAAACTATACGAAACCGAGCCTGATTCATAA